From the genome of Miscanthus floridulus cultivar M001 chromosome 10, ASM1932011v1, whole genome shotgun sequence, one region includes:
- the LOC136486251 gene encoding heterogeneous nuclear ribonucleoprotein Q-like encodes MPRRTGNAASTKSVELIKQDQLEFDDPDEVDEEEEVEYEEIEEEVEYEEVEDDDDNEEEGEEDEEDDDEEEDEEIEGVREVDANHDSEMVVDDPKDENEKEKHAELLALPPHGAEVYVGGLSSDVSSEDLKRLFESVGEVVEVRMRGKGDNKTYAFINFRTKEMALKAIRKLCNKDLKGKKIKVSSSQAKNRLFIGNVPRDWTPDDFKTAVEEVGPGVLQVDLMKAPGSGRNKGYGFIEYYNQACAEYAKQKMSTPEFKLDTNAPTVSWADPKNANEATSTAQVKSLYVKNLPKTVTQEQLKKLFEHIGEITKVVIPPAKSGHENRYGFVHFKERSMAMKALKNTERYELDGQLLDCSLAKPPADKKDDTVSAPTAKGGPLLPSYAPLGYGLVGAYNPLGNGLAGAYNPLGNGLAGAYGVLSARAAQPMLYAPGAAPGSTMIPMVLPDGRLVYVPQTAGQQPVHVTSPLLQQGGRRFGVSGSSSGVVADPALAESDRGERTVVVTATTAAGAGTVRIDVCNAAD; translated from the exons ATGCCAAGGAGAACAGGAAATGCTGCTTCGACCAAATCAGTTGAATTGATCAAACAAGACCAATTGGAGTTTGATGATCCTGATGAGGtagatgaagaggaagaagttGAGTATGAAGAAATTGAGGAGGAGGTTGAGTATGAAGAggtagaggatgatgatgataatgaggaggagggggaggaggatgaggaggacgacgacgaggaggaggatgaagaaATTGAAGGTGTGCGTGAAGTTGATGCTAATCATGACAGTGAAATGGTGGTTGATGATCCGAAGGATGAGAATGAAAAAGAGAAGCATGCTGAGCTTCTTGCTCTTCCTCCTCATGGAGCTGAAGTTTATGTTGGGGGGCTCTCCTCTGATGTATCTTCTGAAGATCTCAAACGACTGTTTGAATCTGTTGGAGAAGTTGTGGAA GTGCGAATGCGAGGAAAGGGGGATAACAAGACGTATGCTTTTATTAATTTCAGAACTAAAGAGATGGCTTTAAAGGCCATCCGAAAGTTGTGCAATAAAGACCTAAAG GGAAAAAAGATAAAAGTTTCATCCTCTCAGGCTAAGAATAGGCTATTTATTGGGAATGTACCCCGTGATTGGACACCTGATGATTTCAAAACCGCAGTGGAAGAAGTTGGTCCTGGAGTTTTACAAGTTGATCTCATGAAG GCACCAGGCTCAGGTCGCAATAAGGGTTATGGATTTATTGAATACTACAACCAGGCATGTGCAGAGTATGCTAAGCAGAAGATGTCTACCCCAGAATTCAAACTAGATACAAATGCTCCTACTGTCAGCTGGGCAGATCCTAAGAATGCTAATGAAGCTACATCTACTGCACAG GTTAAATCTCTATATGTCAAAAACCTCCCCAAGACTGTTACTCAAGAGCAGCTGAAAAAGCTGTTTGAGCATATTGGAGAAATTACAAaagttgttattcctcctgcaaAATCTGGGCATGAAAATCGGTACGGTTTTGTTCATTTTAAGGAACGGTCCATGGCTATGAAGGCTCTGAAGAACACTGAGAGATATGAACTTGATG GTCAGCTGCTGGATTGTTCACTTGCGAAACCTCCTGCTGACAAGAAGGATGATACTGTATCAGCACCTACTGCAAAAGGAGGTCCATTACTCCCAAGTTATGCCCCACTTGGATATGGACTGGTGGGAGCTTATAATCCACTTGGAAATGGACTGGCAGGTGCTTATAATCCCCTTGGAAATGGACTAGCAGGTGCTTATGGTGTGCTTTCTGCTCGTGCTGCACAG CCAATGTTATATGCTCCAGGTGCTGCTCCAGGTTCAACAATGATCCCAATGGTCCTACCAGACGGCCGTCTTGTATATGT ACCACAGACTGCAGGGCAGCAGCCTGTGCATGTGACTTCGCCTCTACTACAGCAAGGTGGTCGCCGATTCGGCGTTAGTGGCAGTAGCAGCGGTGTGGTGGCGGATCCAGCTCTGGCGGAAAGCGACAGAGGGGAGAGGACCGTGGTAGTAACAGCAACAACAGCCGCAGGGGCCGGCACCGTCCGTATTGATGTTTGCAATGCAGCTGATTAG